The Candidatus Thermoplasmatota archaeon genome contains the following window.
ATCATATCGGTTGAGAATATAAAAAGAGTATTGCCAAAAAGAGTGCATGGGTATATAGTCTTTGACCGAAAGAATTTCATTCCAATGAGATTTTCAATGGTTTCAGGAATTTCCGTATCCATGCTTTTGCAAAACTCAATGATGAGGAAAATTTGTAGAATAAGCGTTCTACGGCTTCTCGTACCTCTTCTTTACACATCAAAAACATACTGGAGAGTTCTTTTTTGATGCTTTTCCAAACGTACTCAATCGGATTAAGATCTGGAGAATACGGTGGGAGAAAGACAAGGATGATATCGAGCAGTTGTGCGGTTCTTCTCACCAGCCGGCTCCAATGCGCTTTGGCATTATTCCAGATGAGAACAATGGTCTTCTCAGGGTTCTTTCCTCGGATTTCATACAGAAAATCAGCGATATCTTCCTTCTTATGGGATTCTTTTGCACTGTAGACGCTCTGTCCATTCAAGGTATAGAACCCAAGTGATTTCACTTGTTCACTTTTACTTGTGTTTTTCTTTATCCGTGTTTTCCCAAAAGACCATACCCGTGATGTGTTTACATTGGTGTACTGACAGGAACCATCACCAAACCCTATTATGGTGTTGTCCAGAGACGTGCTCTCAAGTTTTTTTTAAAATATCCTCAGCATCTTCTGGTCGTCGATAATCATTCACGTAAGGCTTCTGATAAGTCATCCCTAGTTTCCTCAAGATCCTTGGGATGTGCCTTGGGGTAAATACGATGTCAAACTCATTCTTTATCAGCTCTCGTACTTCCTTAGAGGCCCAATAATCCCTCATTTGTAGGAGTTCTTTGAGTTTCTTCATATCCTCTTCATCAAGTATGGTATTTCTCCCCGGTATTGGTTTTGTTTTCAGACCGTTATATCCACTTTGTTTATACTGTTTCTTCCAGTTGTACAAGGTTCGTTCAGTTACTCCCAGAATCTCTGCAACTTCACCAGGTTTATAGTTTTTCTTCAGGAGTAATATCCCTCTTAGTCTATCCCTCACGTTTGGATTCTTCTCCTGTTTTAACAACCTTTCAATAAATTGTATTTCTTCTGCATCCCGTCCCATGAAATGATGGTATGCTGAAAATGTTTAAGTCATTTACTATAGTTTGAGATTTGGACCAAAGCCAATTCACGAATTGGTTAATAATGATAGAGTTGATTACTCTGTTTGGGAGAACGAAACTATAGGAAACAGAGACTTTGTATAATACGGTGTATGCGGTTCGCTTCGCTCACCCAAATTCCCCTTCGGGGAACTTCGTACACGTCGAAATTGGTATACGCACAAACCGGCAATCGACCTTTTAC
Protein-coding sequences here:
- a CDS encoding helix-turn-helix domain-containing protein, whose product is MGRDAEEIQFIERLLKQEKNPNVRDRLRGILLLKKNYKPGEVAEILGVTERTLYNWKKQYKQSGYNGLKTKPIPGRNTILDEEDMKKLKELLQMRDYWASKEVRELIKNEFDIVFTPRHIPRILRKLGMTYQKPYVNDYRRPEDAEDILKKT